In the Ananas comosus cultivar F153 unplaced genomic scaffold, ASM154086v1, whole genome shotgun sequence genome, one interval contains:
- the LOC109704730 gene encoding uncharacterized protein LOC109704730, with protein MEYSFSTSSSSSSSSSSSSSSSSSSGLLAAAADIEAGFVNPFALYPPRPHKAKGAAAIYAGRARAQARFFCESLEEEERGHFLDACFLCKKPLAGHLDIFMYRGDLPFCSEECRQQQIEADEAKETNRKLSVTASSRREFEEQKQKQKQKQSSPKSQKITLVAG; from the exons ATGGAGTACTCGTTCTCcacctcgtcgtcgtcctcgtcttcgtcttcttcgtcgtcgtcgtcgtcgtcgtcgtcgggattgttggctgcggcggcggatATCGAGGCGGGGTTCGTGAACCCCTTCGCGCTCTACCCCCCGCGGCCGCATAAAGCGAAGGGGGCGGCGGCGATCTATGCGGGGCGGGCGCGGGCGCAGGCGCGGTTCTTCTGCGAGagtttggaggaggaggagcggggcCACTTCCTCGACGCTTGCTTCCTCTGCAAGAAGCCCCTCGCCGGCCACCTCGACATCTTCATGTACAG AGGGGATTTGCCGTTCTGCAGCGAGGAGTGCCGGCAGCAGCAGATTGAGGCGGACGAGGCGAAGGAGACGAACAGAAAGCTCTCCGTGACGGCTTCTTCGCGAAGAGAATTCGAagagcagaagcagaagcagaagcagaagcagagcTCTCCGAAGTCGCAGAAGATCACCCTCGTCGCTGGATGA